One stretch of Limnohabitans sp. DNA includes these proteins:
- a CDS encoding ABC transporter ATP-binding protein: MSSAALQVQALTKHFGGVQALDGVSFDVPEGQCVALIGPNGAGKSTCFACLAGQQVPTAGEVLWQGQSLLGKPPAERQRLGVTRTFQVAQTFEALTVLQNVQLVLRWPVPLAWWDRLDRRQPERALQLVAQAGLQNQAHATVADLPYGAKKRLELAMALAGLPEPGAERGPTLLLLDEPAAGLAMAERADMMALVRPVASQGVTVLYTEHNMDAVFGVADRVLVLMQGRLVADGAPEAVAQDLQVRERYLGMDFDMKGLFSAQR, from the coding sequence ATGAGCAGCGCAGCTTTGCAAGTGCAAGCTTTAACCAAGCATTTTGGCGGCGTCCAAGCGCTCGATGGCGTGTCTTTTGATGTGCCTGAGGGCCAGTGTGTGGCCCTGATCGGGCCCAATGGTGCGGGCAAATCGACCTGCTTTGCCTGCTTGGCGGGCCAGCAGGTGCCCACGGCGGGTGAGGTGTTGTGGCAAGGGCAATCGCTCTTGGGCAAGCCCCCCGCAGAGCGCCAGCGTTTGGGGGTGACCCGCACTTTTCAGGTGGCGCAAACTTTTGAAGCGCTCACGGTGCTGCAAAACGTCCAACTGGTGTTGCGCTGGCCGGTGCCACTGGCTTGGTGGGACCGGCTGGACCGACGCCAACCCGAGCGCGCTTTGCAGTTGGTCGCGCAAGCCGGCTTGCAGAATCAGGCGCACGCGACCGTGGCCGACTTGCCTTACGGTGCCAAAAAGCGCCTTGAGTTGGCGATGGCGTTAGCGGGTTTGCCCGAGCCAGGTGCTGAGCGCGGGCCGACCTTGCTGCTGCTGGACGAACCCGCCGCCGGTCTGGCCATGGCCGAGCGGGCCGACATGATGGCGCTGGTGCGCCCAGTGGCATCGCAAGGCGTGACGGTGCTCTATACCGAGCACAACATGGACGCCGTGTTTGGCGTGGCCGACCGGGTGCTGGTGCTGATGCAAGGCCGCTTGGTGGCCGATGGTGCGCCCGAGGCGGTGGCGCAAGACCTGCAGGTGCGCGAACGCTACCTGGGAATGGATTTCGACATGAAAGGCTTGTTCAGTGCTCAACGTTGA
- a CDS encoding ABC transporter permease — translation MGFEALALQLLNGLSHATTLFLMASGLTLIFGVTRIVNFAHGSFFMLGALWSAHAVTNWWPDMAGSAWGYGAVILMGACVAALLGAVTEVLLLKRMRHAPQLYQLVATFGLTLALHDAMRWYFGPEEVFAPRFPGLKGAIQLGESFFPTWQLFTLALGPLVWLGLHLLLTRTLWGQRVKAATQDREMLAALGVNPAPLMLGVVMLGCGLAGLAGALQLPREPAHLQMDVNVVVETFVVVVTGGLGSIGGAFAAAVLIGVIHALGLSFFPQATLVLVFLTMAVVLVWRPQGLAGSAVHAEQRESVPVFALWPVAHWGQAVFVLAFVGLTLLAWGQGDYGRSLAEDVMVMMLFGLSLQWMMALGGLVSFGHAAFFALGAYGAALSHLHWGAGLLAALAAGMALALAVALAFGALVVRSSGVYLAMLSLALAQMIWAGATQWVGLTGGDNGLIGVRLIAPESRALADAVLCAFMLLAIVGMARVVRSSRGAALQALRDAPLRAAASGLPVQVLRYQVFVGSATLAGLAGGLWAAFKGALFPSVASVAMSVDALLVILLGGVHQLWGSAVGSALLVWGGAELGQGLDYWRGVLGLVIMAVMVLAPSGVLGSLQHLLARRTAPKSASTTATEGPA, via the coding sequence TTGGGATTCGAAGCACTGGCGCTGCAGCTGCTCAACGGCCTGAGCCACGCCACCACCTTGTTCTTGATGGCCTCCGGGCTGACGCTGATTTTTGGCGTGACCCGGATCGTCAACTTCGCGCATGGCAGTTTTTTCATGTTGGGCGCTTTGTGGTCGGCGCACGCGGTGACGAACTGGTGGCCCGACATGGCGGGCAGCGCTTGGGGCTATGGTGCGGTGATTTTGATGGGGGCGTGTGTGGCCGCCTTGCTCGGGGCGGTGACCGAAGTGCTGCTTTTGAAGCGCATGCGCCATGCGCCGCAGCTGTACCAACTGGTGGCCACTTTTGGTCTGACGCTGGCGCTGCACGACGCGATGCGCTGGTATTTTGGGCCTGAAGAAGTCTTTGCGCCGCGCTTTCCAGGCCTCAAGGGTGCGATCCAACTGGGTGAGTCGTTTTTTCCGACCTGGCAACTGTTCACCTTGGCGCTGGGCCCCTTGGTTTGGCTGGGCCTGCACCTTTTGCTCACGCGCACGCTGTGGGGCCAGCGCGTGAAAGCCGCCACGCAAGACCGCGAGATGCTGGCCGCGCTGGGTGTGAATCCTGCGCCGTTGATGCTGGGCGTGGTCATGCTGGGCTGCGGTCTGGCGGGTCTGGCCGGGGCGCTGCAATTGCCGCGCGAACCGGCGCACTTGCAAATGGATGTGAACGTGGTGGTGGAGACCTTTGTGGTCGTGGTGACAGGTGGCTTGGGTAGCATTGGCGGGGCTTTTGCGGCGGCGGTGCTGATCGGCGTGATCCACGCTTTGGGACTGAGTTTTTTCCCGCAAGCGACCTTGGTGTTGGTGTTTTTGACCATGGCGGTGGTGTTGGTCTGGCGGCCGCAGGGTTTGGCCGGGTCGGCCGTGCATGCCGAGCAACGCGAAAGCGTGCCGGTGTTTGCGCTGTGGCCGGTGGCGCACTGGGGCCAGGCGGTGTTTGTTCTGGCCTTTGTCGGTTTGACGCTGCTGGCCTGGGGGCAGGGCGACTACGGCCGAAGTCTGGCCGAGGACGTGATGGTGATGATGCTGTTTGGCCTGAGCCTGCAGTGGATGATGGCTTTGGGTGGTTTGGTCAGTTTTGGCCATGCGGCATTTTTTGCGCTGGGCGCTTATGGAGCGGCGTTGTCGCACCTGCATTGGGGGGCGGGTTTGTTGGCCGCTTTGGCCGCAGGCATGGCGCTGGCGCTGGCTGTGGCCTTGGCTTTTGGCGCTTTGGTGGTGCGCAGCAGTGGCGTGTACCTGGCTATGCTGTCGCTTGCGCTGGCGCAAATGATTTGGGCCGGGGCCACGCAGTGGGTGGGCCTGACGGGCGGTGACAACGGTTTGATTGGCGTGCGCTTGATTGCACCCGAATCCCGTGCTTTGGCGGATGCGGTGCTGTGCGCCTTCATGCTGTTGGCCATCGTGGGCATGGCCCGCGTGGTTCGCTCCAGCCGGGGCGCGGCTTTGCAGGCGCTGCGCGACGCGCCGCTGCGGGCCGCGGCCAGTGGTTTGCCGGTGCAGGTTTTGCGCTACCAGGTGTTTGTGGGCAGCGCCACTTTGGCGGGGTTGGCTGGCGGGCTTTGGGCTGCCTTCAAAGGCGCGCTGTTCCCGTCTGTGGCGTCGGTCGCCATGTCGGTGGATGCCTTGCTGGTGATTTTGCTGGGTGGTGTGCACCAGTTGTGGGGCTCGGCCGTGGGTAGTGCGCTTTTGGTGTGGGGCGGGGCCGAGCTGGGGCAGGGCCTGGACTATTGGCGCGGTGTGTTGGGCCTGGTCATCATGGCGGTTATGGTGTTGGCTCCCAGCGGGGTGTTGGGTTCGCTGCAGCATCTACTGGCGCGCCGCACCGCGCCCAAATCTGCGAGCACAACAGCCACTGAGGGACCGGCATGA